The following DNA comes from Streptomyces sp. NBC_00273.
GCGGAACATGCCGAGCAGGTTGGTCGGGTCGACCCCGCGGCACCAGGCCACGCCGTGCTCGCGGTACGTCGGGAAGACGTAGTCCTCGTCGTTGAGCGCCCGGCCGGAGCCGATCTGCGCGGCCTCCTGGCCCAGGAGCGAGGCCCACAGGCCCAGCTCGCCCTGACGCTGCAGGGCGGTCGCCTCGCCGTCGAACCGACGGGTCATGACCATGTCGCGGTACAGCCCGCGCAGGTCCTCGGTGGTGATGTCGGCGACGAAGGGGGCGAACTCGGCGTTCTCCGCGTTGTCGACGCGGTCCCCTTCGGGCGTCAGCAGCTGTACGAGCTGAGGTACGGCGTCCTGCGTCTGCGCGGTGGCAGCGGCGGGCTTGGCGGCGGCGTTCGCCGCGCCTGCCGCCCGCTTGGTGCCGCTGCTGCGTCGCGGCTTGCGCGCGGCAGTGCTCTCCACGGTCACGTGTGCTCCTCCGTCGGTCCGGCACCCGGGTTCTCCGGGGTCCAGTGCGGCTCACCTGTATCCGTAACGAGCACACGGGGTGGGTGCGCTTCGCGTACGGGGATTCAGGCGTGACAGGTGTCCCGGCGAGTGCCCTGCGCAATGCACGTTACCCAGTGCGCCGCATAACTGCGAAACCCCGTTTGACCTGCGTTTTTGCTTGGATTTCCTAGTAAAAACGTAGCAACGGGAACAACCACTGGTCACAGCCTTGCAGGGGCCGGGAACAACGGCACGTTATCCCGGGTAACTCCGACAGGGAAGGGGTGAGTGTGTGAAACTGACTTCGTGCGCGAAGACGGAAAAATCAAGGTATTCCTCCTGGACGACCACGAAGTGGTGCGTCGGGGCGTCCACGAGCTCTTGTCGGTCGAAGAGGACATCGAGATCGTCGGCGAGGCCGGCACCGCCACCGACGCACTGGTCCGCATCCCCGCCACCCGTCCCGACGTGGCCGTCCTCGACGTCCGGCTCCCCGACGGCAGCGGCGTGGAGGTCTGCCGCGAGGTGCGCTCGCAGGACGAGGACGTCAAATGCCTGATGCTGACCTCCTTCGCCGACGACGAGGCACTGTTCGACGCGATCATGGCCGGCGCCTCCGGTTACGTGCTCAAGGCGATCCGCGGCAATGAGCTGCTGAGCGCCGTACGCGACGTCGCCGCCGGCAGGTCGCTGCTGGACCCGGTCGCCACCGCCCGCGTGCTGGAGCGGCTGCGCGACGGCGGCAGGAACGGCCGGGGCGACGACCGCCTCGCCCACCTCACCGAGCAGGAGCGGAAGATCCTCGACCTGATCGGCGAGGGCCTGACCAACCGCGTCATCGGCGAGCGGCTGCACCTGGCCGAGAAGACCATCAAGAACTACGTCTCCAGCCTGCTCTCCAAGCTGGGCATGGAGCGCCGCTCCCAGGCCGCGGCCTACGTGGCCCGCCTGCAGGCCGAACGGCGCTGACCCCGCCGCACGCGCCGCGGCGGTCCGGGTTCCACGGGGCCCGGCGTTCCATTCGGGACCAACGTCCCCGGTCCTGGGGGCGGGCTGCTCTTCCCCGGCGGGGTGTCGGTGACCGAGAGTGGACGGCATGTCCCCCGAGGAACTCCACGCCGTCGAACTGCTGCGCCGGGTGCCGTACGGCCGCGTGGCCACCAGCATGCGCGCGCTGCCCTTCCTCGCGCTCGCCCGGCACATCGTGGTGGACGGCGGGGTGCTCTTGAGAATGCATTCCGGTTTCGGCTACCACCAGGCCTGCAACGGCAGTGTGGTGGCCTACGGGGCCGACAATTCCAATTCGCCGGACGCCGAGCTCTGGTCGGTCCAGTTCACCGGAACGGCGCAGGTCGTCGAGCCCACCAACGCCGAGCTGGAGCTCTTTGGTCCGGTTCCGCATTTCATCGACGGCCAGGTCTTCGACCCCGTCTACATGCGGATCGAACCCCAGTTCGTCACCGTGCACTCGCTCGCCCGGATTCCGGACCGGCAGTACCAACACGCACTCTGACCCGCGCTCACGCGGATACGGGAACGGGCCCGGCGGAATTGATTCCGTCGGGCCCGTCCGTGCGTCCGTCTCACTCCTCCGAGTTGGTACCGCCGCCGCCACCACCGGCGCCGCCACCAGGGCCGCCGGCACCGCCAGTCGTCTCCGTGGGCTTCGTCGACGGCTTCGTCGACGGCGTCGTCGGCGGGGCCGTCGGGGACTTCGTCACCGCCGAGCTGCTCGGCGAGGCCGTACCCGTCGGCGTGTGCGTCGCGGTGGCCGTCGGCGTCGGGCTGAAGCTCTGCGTCCGGCCGCGGGTGGGCGGCGGCGAATTGTCGGTGGTGGCCGGAGGGTTGTCCTGGGTCTGCGGCGGCTGGGTGAGGCTCGGGGAGGCGGACTTGCTCGGCTCGCCGCTCGGGGTGCTCTGGGTGGTCTCGGGCTTCTTGTTGTCGACCTTGCCCATGCTGTTGACGGCGTAGGCCACGCCGCCCATGACCGCGACGACCGCGAGGACCGCGAACAGCCACACCTTCCAGCGGCCGCCGCCACTGCGGTCGTCGTAGCCGTCATAGCCGTCGTACCCGCCGTTGCCGGCCTGGCCGTGACCGCCGGGGAAGGCCGAACCGTCGTCCGGGTTCAGCGACGGCACCATCGGCGCCTGGAACTGCGAGGTCGAGGCGTGCGCCCCGTACTGCTGCCCGCCGGTCCCGCTCACCGGCATCGCCGTGGTGGGCGCGGCACCGCCCCGCCCGTGCGGCAGGGACATGGTGACCGGGCCGGTGCCCCAGGTGCCGGTGTTCGGCCCCTGGTCGTGCAGCATCTGGAGCGCGTACTGGACCAGCCCGCGCATCTCCTCGGCGCTCTGGAACCGGTCGTCCGGATCCTTGGCGAGGGAACGCATGACCAGGCCGTCGAGCTCCTGCGGGAGGTGACGCCCCTCCGGCAGCTGGGAGGGCGGCACCGGCGCGTCCTGGACGTGCTGGTAGACCACCGACAGCGGGGTCTCGCCGGTGAACGGGGGACGCAGCGCGAGCAGTTCGTAGAGCAGGCAGCCGGTCGCGTACAGGTCGGAGCGGTGGTCGACGGCCTTGCCGAGGGCCTGCTCGGGCGACAGGTACTGCGGGGTGCCCATGACCATGCCGGTCTGGGTCATCGTCGACTGGGCGCCGTGCAGGGCGCGGGCGATGCCGAAGTCCATCACCTTGACCGCGCCGGTCTCGGTGATGATGACGTTCGCGGGCTTGATGTCGCGGTGCACGATGCCGTGCTGGTGCGAGTAGGCGAGGGCTTCGAGCACGCCCGAGGTGATGATGAGCGCCTGCTCGGGTCCCGGGGCCTCCGCGCTGAGCAGGAGGTCACGGATGGTGCGGCCCTCGACGAGCTCCATGACGATGTACGGGACGGTGTTCGGGCCGACCCGGTCCTCGCCCGAGTCGTACACGGCGACGACGGCGTGGTGGTTGAGTCCGGCGACGGACTGCGCCTCGCGCGTGAAGCGGGCCTTGGACACCGGGTCCTCGGCGAGGTCCGCGCGCAGCAGCTTCACGGCGACGGTGCGGCCCAGTCGGACGTCCTCGGCCGCGAACACCTCGGCCATGCCGCCGCGCCCCAGCCGGTGCGTCATCCGGTAACGGCCGTCTCCCACCAGGCCGCCGGCGCCCCATTGCTCAGGACCATCGGTCATCCCGGCGCCGTTTCCATCGGGTTCGGGTGCCATCAGTCCTCGCCGTCGTATCTCTCGGTCGCCGCTCAGCGGTCGTCCTCTTCGTCGGTGCTCCGGTGAACGCTACAGCCTCGGAACCGGTCACCGTTCGGACAAGGCCGCCTGTGCCCGTGTGGTCACGGAACGGGTACCTGGCTTGACGTGTGCTTGCCCTCGGGCAGACTGGGCGCCATGTGCGCCCGGCCAGCGGCGTGGGAAGACATCCCGAGGGGGAGCAACAGTCATGAGCCAGGACGGCACTCAGGGCCAGTACGCGGGCGGCTCTTTGGCCGGTGGCCGTTACCAGCTAAGGGACTTGCTGGGTGCGGGCGGCATGGCGTCCGTGTACCTGGCGTACGACTCGGCCCTCGACCGGCAGGTCGCCATCAAGACGCTGCACAGCGACCTCGGCCGCGAGCAGTCCTTCCGCGAACGATTCCGCCGCGAGGCCCAGGCTGTAGCGAAACTGTCGCACACGAACATCGTCTCGGTGTTCGACACCGGCGAAGGCGAAGTGACGTTCGGCGGCGCCGCCGCGGGCGACGGCGCGGTGATGCCGTACATCGTCATGGAGTACGTGGAGGGCCAGCCGCTGGGCTCGGTGCTGGAGGAGGACATCCGCCGGCACGGAGCCATGCCGGCGGACAAGGCGCTGAAGGTGACGGCCGACGTGCTGGCCGCCCTGGAGACCAGCCACGAGATGGGGCTCGTCCACCGCGACATCAAGCCCGGCAACGTCATGGTGAACAAGCGCGGCGTGGTCAAGGTGATGGACTTCGGCATCGCCCGCGCCATGCAGTCGGGGGTCACCTCGATGACGCAGACCGGCATGGTCGTCGGCACCCCCCAGTACCTCTCGCCCGAACAGGCGCTGGGGCGCGGGGTCGACGCCCGTTCCGACCTCTACTCGGTCGGCATCATGCTGTTCCAGCTGCTGACCGGGCGGATCCCGTTCGACGCGGACTCGCCGCTGGCCATCGCCTACGCCCACGTGCAGGAGGAGCCGGTCGCCCCGTCCTCCATCAACCGGTCGCTGACCCCGGCGATGGACGCGCTGGTGGCACGGGCCCTGAAGAAGAACCCGAACGAGCGTTTCCCCACGGCCGCGGCCATGGGGGACGAGGTCGCGCGGGTGCTGGGCTCGGGGCAGACCGGGGCGCCGGTCATCGTCCAGGGCCACGGGCCCCTGAGCAGCGGCGCGGGCGTGGCCTCGGCCGTGTTCCCGCCGGTGGAGTCCGGGTACCAGGCGCCCCCGCAGTCGGTGCAGCAGCCGTACCAGGCGCCGCAG
Coding sequences within:
- a CDS encoding response regulator transcription factor, producing the protein MREDGKIKVFLLDDHEVVRRGVHELLSVEEDIEIVGEAGTATDALVRIPATRPDVAVLDVRLPDGSGVEVCREVRSQDEDVKCLMLTSFADDEALFDAIMAGASGYVLKAIRGNELLSAVRDVAAGRSLLDPVATARVLERLRDGGRNGRGDDRLAHLTEQERKILDLIGEGLTNRVIGERLHLAEKTIKNYVSSLLSKLGMERRSQAAAYVARLQAERR
- a CDS encoding pyridoxamine 5'-phosphate oxidase family protein, whose translation is MSPEELHAVELLRRVPYGRVATSMRALPFLALARHIVVDGGVLLRMHSGFGYHQACNGSVVAYGADNSNSPDAELWSVQFTGTAQVVEPTNAELELFGPVPHFIDGQVFDPVYMRIEPQFVTVHSLARIPDRQYQHAL
- a CDS encoding protein kinase domain-containing protein, with amino-acid sequence MAPEPDGNGAGMTDGPEQWGAGGLVGDGRYRMTHRLGRGGMAEVFAAEDVRLGRTVAVKLLRADLAEDPVSKARFTREAQSVAGLNHHAVVAVYDSGEDRVGPNTVPYIVMELVEGRTIRDLLLSAEAPGPEQALIITSGVLEALAYSHQHGIVHRDIKPANVIITETGAVKVMDFGIARALHGAQSTMTQTGMVMGTPQYLSPEQALGKAVDHRSDLYATGCLLYELLALRPPFTGETPLSVVYQHVQDAPVPPSQLPEGRHLPQELDGLVMRSLAKDPDDRFQSAEEMRGLVQYALQMLHDQGPNTGTWGTGPVTMSLPHGRGGAAPTTAMPVSGTGGQQYGAHASTSQFQAPMVPSLNPDDGSAFPGGHGQAGNGGYDGYDGYDDRSGGGRWKVWLFAVLAVVAVMGGVAYAVNSMGKVDNKKPETTQSTPSGEPSKSASPSLTQPPQTQDNPPATTDNSPPPTRGRTQSFSPTPTATATHTPTGTASPSSSAVTKSPTAPPTTPSTKPSTKPTETTGGAGGPGGGAGGGGGGTNSEE
- a CDS encoding protein kinase domain-containing protein is translated as MSQDGTQGQYAGGSLAGGRYQLRDLLGAGGMASVYLAYDSALDRQVAIKTLHSDLGREQSFRERFRREAQAVAKLSHTNIVSVFDTGEGEVTFGGAAAGDGAVMPYIVMEYVEGQPLGSVLEEDIRRHGAMPADKALKVTADVLAALETSHEMGLVHRDIKPGNVMVNKRGVVKVMDFGIARAMQSGVTSMTQTGMVVGTPQYLSPEQALGRGVDARSDLYSVGIMLFQLLTGRIPFDADSPLAIAYAHVQEEPVAPSSINRSLTPAMDALVARALKKNPNERFPTAAAMGDEVARVLGSGQTGAPVIVQGHGPLSSGAGVASAVFPPVESGYQAPPQSVQQPYQAPQTPPPAPYAPTPAPQHAQGGYAYPHTPPPQQQYAPQTPPPYTISPTSTQSAASGDGKRNRPVVIGAIAVTLLAVGGLIAAISMNGDDKDKGGTTADPGSSASASAKAGYKGPDLTRTIDPKKCSEPVKHYSEAGKYSAPDLKYKNLLSVKECIQASRGKYKIVEKDEAVYGKDTVLFQSPAAGEKIDKEGTEYTLTVSTGNPE